In Deinococcus sp. Leaf326, a single genomic region encodes these proteins:
- a CDS encoding ABC transporter ATP-binding protein, translating into MTGELLLRVDDLHVSYGRVEAVRGVSLNVGAGQIVSVIGANGAGKSTLLAAVMGALPSKGTVEYGGRALRYVALESRVAAGMTLVPERRELFGSMTVEDNLRLGAYTRRGVGDLEGVYTRFPRLRERRTQHAGTLSGGEQQMLAIGRALMARPRLLLLDEPSLGLAPLIVREILRIVAELRASGVTVLIVEQNARAALAISDYGYVLEGGQVSAEGPARQLADDPAVVASYLGG; encoded by the coding sequence ATGACCGGTGAACTGCTGCTGCGTGTGGACGACCTGCACGTCAGCTACGGCCGCGTCGAGGCAGTGCGCGGCGTGAGCCTGAACGTCGGGGCGGGCCAGATCGTCTCGGTGATCGGGGCGAACGGCGCGGGCAAAAGCACGCTGCTCGCCGCCGTCATGGGGGCGCTGCCGTCAAAGGGCACCGTCGAGTACGGGGGCAGGGCGCTGCGGTACGTCGCGCTGGAAAGCCGCGTGGCCGCTGGCATGACGCTGGTCCCCGAGCGCCGCGAACTGTTCGGCTCGATGACGGTCGAGGACAACCTGCGCCTGGGGGCCTACACCCGCCGGGGCGTGGGCGATCTGGAGGGCGTGTATACCCGCTTCCCGCGCCTGCGCGAGCGCCGCACCCAGCACGCGGGAACCCTCTCGGGCGGTGAACAGCAGATGCTGGCAATTGGGCGCGCGCTCATGGCCCGGCCCCGGCTGCTGCTGCTTGACGAGCCCTCGCTGGGTCTGGCGCCCCTGATCGTGCGCGAGATTCTGCGGATCGTCGCCGAGTTGCGCGCGTCGGGCGTCACGGTATTGATTGTCGAGCAGAACGCCCGCGCCGCCCTGGCAATCAGCGACTACGGCTACGTTCTCGAGGGCGGGCAGGTCAGTGCCGAGGGCCCGGCCCGGCAGCTCGCCGACGATCCGGCCGTGGTGGCGAGCTACCTGGGCGGTTGA
- a CDS encoding ATP-binding cassette domain-containing protein, whose translation MSAPAVTAPRRPSARLWLTIVAVLAALALPLALPEFQVTLLTNIAIAALTVVGLVLLTGVAGLTSFGQAAFMGVGAYTTAVLTTAHGWNPWLTLPAGMVVTAAVALILGLVTLRMQGHYLPLATIAWGISLYYVFGNTPALGGFTGLRGLPPVSVLGITLDDPRRFAYLALVFLGLGIVAAQFLLSSRVGRAMRALRSGTVVAEAFGASTFALRVQVFVLSAVFASAAGWLYAHQQRFVNPTPFGLNVGIEYLFMAVLGGAGYVWGGVAGAVIITLLREWLQDLLPALLGTSGNYEVVALGILIILTLQFARRGLWPLVERLVPAGPPRLLTRALTFPHRPLPAPGTDVLRVDHAVKQFGGLRAVNDVSFGVNAGEIVGLIGPNGAGKSTMFNLVTGVSPATSGAVTLLGRAAGRLPARTIHRLGVARTFQHVKQFSELSLLENAMMGGYARARAGMLGSLLHLERREEAALQQAALAQLGRVGLRDRAFDLAGNLALGQQRLLEIARALVADPAFLLLDEPAAGLRYGEKAELAALLRKLRDEGVTILIVEHDMDLVMGLVDRLVVMNGGQELAQGSPREVRANAAVREAYLGAEVGP comes from the coding sequence ATGAGTGCTCCGGCCGTCACGGCGCCGCGCCGTCCCTCCGCCCGGCTGTGGCTGACCATCGTGGCCGTCCTGGCCGCGCTGGCACTGCCGCTCGCGCTGCCCGAATTTCAGGTCACGCTCCTCACCAACATCGCCATCGCCGCGCTGACGGTGGTGGGCCTGGTGCTCCTGACAGGGGTCGCGGGCCTGACCAGTTTCGGGCAGGCGGCCTTCATGGGGGTGGGGGCCTACACGACAGCCGTGCTCACCACCGCCCATGGCTGGAACCCCTGGCTCACCCTGCCCGCCGGCATGGTCGTGACGGCAGCGGTCGCGCTGATTCTGGGCCTCGTCACCCTGCGGATGCAGGGGCACTACCTGCCGCTGGCGACCATCGCCTGGGGAATCAGTCTGTACTACGTGTTCGGCAACACGCCTGCACTGGGGGGCTTTACTGGGCTGCGCGGCCTGCCGCCGGTCTCGGTGTTGGGAATCACGCTGGACGACCCGCGCCGCTTCGCCTATCTCGCGCTGGTGTTTCTGGGTCTGGGGATCGTGGCGGCGCAGTTTCTGCTCAGTAGCCGGGTCGGGCGGGCCATGCGGGCGCTGCGCAGCGGCACGGTGGTCGCCGAGGCCTTCGGGGCGAGCACCTTCGCGCTGCGGGTGCAGGTCTTCGTGCTCTCGGCGGTGTTCGCCTCGGCGGCGGGGTGGCTGTACGCCCACCAGCAGCGCTTCGTCAATCCCACGCCGTTCGGCCTGAACGTGGGGATCGAGTACCTGTTCATGGCCGTGCTGGGCGGGGCCGGGTACGTGTGGGGCGGCGTGGCGGGGGCGGTGATCATCACGCTGCTGCGCGAGTGGTTGCAGGACCTGTTGCCTGCACTGCTGGGTACGTCGGGCAACTACGAGGTCGTCGCGCTGGGCATCTTGATCATCCTGACCCTGCAATTTGCGCGCCGAGGCCTGTGGCCGCTCGTTGAGCGCCTCGTGCCGGCCGGCCCGCCCCGGCTGCTGACCCGTGCGCTGACCTTTCCCCACCGGCCCCTGCCCGCGCCGGGTACGGATGTGCTGCGGGTGGACCACGCCGTCAAGCAGTTCGGCGGCCTGCGCGCGGTGAACGACGTGAGCTTCGGCGTCAATGCCGGCGAGATCGTGGGGCTCATCGGCCCCAACGGCGCGGGCAAGAGCACCATGTTCAACCTCGTCACCGGGGTCAGCCCGGCGACCTCGGGCGCCGTGACGCTGCTTGGGCGCGCCGCCGGGCGCCTGCCCGCACGCACCATTCACCGCCTGGGGGTCGCGCGAACCTTCCAGCACGTCAAGCAGTTTTCCGAACTCAGTCTGCTGGAAAACGCCATGATGGGCGGCTACGCCCGCGCCCGCGCCGGAATGCTCGGCAGCCTGCTGCACCTGGAACGCCGTGAGGAGGCCGCCCTGCAACAGGCCGCCCTGGCGCAACTCGGCCGCGTGGGGCTGCGCGACCGGGCCTTCGACCTCGCCGGGAACCTCGCACTCGGGCAGCAGCGCCTGCTGGAGATCGCCCGCGCGCTCGTGGCCGATCCCGCCTTCCTCCTGCTCGACGAACCGGCGGCAGGGCTGCGTTACGGCGAGAAGGCCGAGCTCGCTGCGCTGCTGCGCAAACTGCGTGACGAGGGCGTGACCATTCTCATCGTCGAGCACGACATGGACCTCGTGATGGGCCTGGTGGACCGCCTGGTCGTCATGAACGGCGGCCAGGAACTCGCCCAGGGCAGCCCACGCGAGGTGCGGGCCAACGCCGCTGTGCGCGAAGCGTACCTGGGTGCGGAGGTGGGACCATGA